Proteins encoded by one window of Cloeon dipterum chromosome 4, ieCloDipt1.1, whole genome shotgun sequence:
- the LOC135943578 gene encoding uncharacterized protein LOC135943578, translated as MIALFVVFALLIFGQADVSALPPRASVCHAPTSTTVKPPTPPPGEINCELAVNGLDLIQLSTGIYHINHTRINWFDAYNACKAHNMQLAQLYTSETLELFYDETLGIGGHHWIGATDIGYEVGDMRWENGEPVDLNLIFIGPSIFPPNCMMLCINKYFLHALTCDSLRDGYICEIPPNCLSP; from the exons ATGATCGCGCTCTTTGTGGTATTTGCACTTCTTATTTTCGGCCAAGCTGATGTTTCGGCTCTTCCACCAAGAGCATCAGTGTGCCATGCGCCAACAAGCACGACAGTGAAACCACCAACTCCACCg CCAGGAGAAATCAACTGTGAACTCgcag taaacgGGTTAGATCTGATACAACTGTCTACTGGGATTTATCACATCAACCACACG CGAATTAATTGGTTCGATGCATATAATGCTTGCAAAGCACACAACATGCAGCTCGCGCAACTGTATACATCAGAAACACTTGAGCTGTTCTACGATGAAACTCTCGGCATAG GAGGTCATCACTGGATTGGGGCCACGGACATTGGCTACGAAGTTGGCGATATGAGATGGGAAAATGGAGAGCCTGTCGATctgaatctaatttttattggtccatcaatttttccacCTAACTGTATGATGTTATgcatcaataaatattttttgcatgcaCTTACGTGCGATAGTCTGAGGGATGGCTACATTTGCGAGATTCCTCCTAATTGTTTGTCACCATAG
- the LOC135943580 gene encoding delta-sarcoglycan-like, whose translation MDSQHRAAGLSEEPRGTVGIYGWRKRCLYLLIVVLVAVVIVNLSLTLWLLKVMQFSSEGMGRLKVVEDGLQLRGRAMVLDALVASTIRSRPGVPISVDSSHNFSMSARDHLGRTVSRLLLGSDHFECLARGFRVTDPKGEVLFSATKGEVEIGAESLRVTGGVVFEGSVQTPVVRAESGFDLKLESPTRSLHVKAPQGIALESRAGDISASCLTDMKLRSIAGTVRLEAANVFLPGLREAGKGGAPSGRASQDVYQLCACANGRVFLAQPDAVCAADSDVCR comes from the exons ATGGACTCGCAACACAG GGCCGCCGGCCTGAGCGAAGAACCAAGAGGGACCGTGGGCATCTACGGCTGGCGGAAGCGATGTTTGTACTTGTTGATCGTGGTGCTGGTGGCGGTGGTGATCGTCAACCTGTCCCTCACCCTGTGGCTACTCAAAGTCATGCAGTTCTCCTCG GAAGGAATGGGTCGGTTAAAGGTGGTGGAGGACGGCTTGCAGCTTCGAGGCCGGGCGATGGTGCTGGACGCGTTGGTCGCCTCGACGATCCGCTCGCGTCCTGGAGTGCCGATCAGCGTCGACTCGTCGCACAACTTCTCCATGAGCGCCAGAGACCACTTGGGTCGCACGGTCAGCAGACTTCTGCTCG GAAGCGACCATTTCGAGTGCCTCGCGCGAGGGTTCAGGGTGACAGACCCGAAAGGCGAAGTGCTTTTTTCGGCGACAAAAGGGGAGGTGGAGATTGGCGCCGAGAGCTTAAGGGTGACCGGAGGGGTGGTTTTTGAAGGGAGCGTGCAGACACCAGTCGTCCGAGCAGAGTCAGGTTTCGACTTGAA GCTCGAGTCTCCCACGCGTTCATTACATGTGAAAGCACCGCAAGGCATTGCACTCGAGTCGCGTGCCGGTGACATTAGCGCCAGTTGCTTGACGGATATGAAGCTGCGCTCGATCGCGGGCACG gtgCGACTGGAGGCTGCGAACGTGTTCCTGCCAGGGCTGCGCGAGGCGGGCAAAGGTGGTGCGCCGAGCGGACGCGCCAGCCAGGACGTGTACCAGTTGTGCGCGTGCGCAAACGGCCGAGTGTTCCTCGCGCAGCCCGACGCCGTGTGCGCAGCCGACAGCGACGTGTGCCGCTGA